A single Corynebacterium stationis DNA region contains:
- a CDS encoding TetR/AcrR family transcriptional regulator → MNPPVKVTPSPNRGRPGYSRDDVIDAAVREFNQRGYEATSMGHVASVLGISKSALYHHISSKEEILKYAVTRAQDALDGVVDKAEASAASPGEKVRALIYGSIEVLCADQESVTLLLRLRGNSELEMRALQRRREFTRRVIPLINAAQASGEIRSDLDTGVLTRLMFGTVNSVIEWYETGGRLSPDEIARHAVVLLFNGAAQR, encoded by the coding sequence GTGAACCCACCAGTGAAAGTTACTCCCTCTCCCAACCGCGGGCGCCCCGGCTATTCCCGTGATGATGTCATCGATGCCGCGGTGCGTGAATTTAACCAGCGTGGCTATGAGGCAACAAGCATGGGCCATGTTGCCAGCGTGCTGGGGATTTCTAAGTCTGCGCTGTATCACCATATTTCTTCCAAGGAAGAGATTTTGAAGTATGCGGTGACCCGCGCCCAGGATGCGCTCGATGGGGTGGTGGATAAGGCGGAGGCAAGTGCTGCTTCGCCAGGTGAGAAGGTACGGGCACTGATTTATGGCTCCATTGAGGTGCTGTGTGCTGACCAGGAATCGGTGACTTTATTGCTGCGTCTGCGGGGTAATTCCGAGTTGGAAATGCGCGCCCTGCAGCGACGACGGGAATTTACTCGCCGCGTGATTCCGCTTATCAATGCCGCGCAGGCTTCTGGGGAGATTCGCTCTGATCTGGATACCGGCGTGCTCACGCGTTTGATGTTCGGCACCGTCAACTCAGTTATTGAATGGTATGAGACGGGTGGGCGTCTCTCACCCGATGAGATTGCCCGCCATGCGGTCGTGTTGCTCTTTAACGGTGCTGCACAACGCTAG
- a CDS encoding AMP-binding protein, with protein sequence MGIEYASRDEIIALQTQRAKNKLRHAYYNVPHYRRKFDEIGVHPDDFNELSDMAKFPFTDKSTLRAEYPFGMFAVKQHQIARIHASSGTTGRPTVVGYTHNDIKIWSELVARSFRAGGLRPSDKVQVTFGYGLFTGGLGAHYGVEELGATAIPTSGGQTERQIQLMQDFKPDAILGTPSYMLTLLDRMKKEGMDPRETSLRVGVFGAEPWSEGMRHELEEGFGIDATDIYGLSEVMGPGVAQECVETKDGLTVWEDHFYPEIVHPETLEPLPDGEYGELVITTLTKEALPIIRYRTHDLTRILPGTARSMRRLDRITARNDDMIILRGVNCFPSQFEEIITEDHRLRPRYQCVLSKKGRMDHLTLLVERDPQATEKDVEDSTDWLGKQIKQRIGVTVEVLVQDQVNSGDGKAKRLVDNRPKDDH encoded by the coding sequence ATGGGCATTGAGTACGCATCCCGTGATGAAATCATCGCGCTGCAAACCCAGCGCGCGAAGAACAAATTGCGCCACGCGTACTACAACGTGCCACACTACCGCCGGAAATTTGACGAAATCGGCGTGCACCCAGACGACTTCAATGAACTTTCCGATATGGCTAAGTTTCCGTTCACTGATAAATCCACCCTGCGCGCCGAATATCCCTTTGGCATGTTTGCAGTTAAACAGCACCAAATTGCGCGCATCCACGCCTCGTCTGGCACTACGGGTCGTCCCACCGTGGTGGGGTACACCCACAACGACATCAAGATCTGGTCAGAATTGGTAGCGCGTTCCTTCCGCGCTGGTGGTCTGCGGCCATCCGATAAGGTCCAGGTGACCTTCGGCTATGGTCTCTTTACCGGTGGCCTCGGTGCGCACTATGGCGTTGAAGAACTTGGAGCCACCGCCATTCCGACCTCCGGCGGGCAGACCGAGCGTCAAATCCAGCTCATGCAGGATTTTAAACCAGATGCCATCTTGGGCACCCCGTCCTACATGCTGACACTGTTGGACCGCATGAAAAAAGAAGGCATGGACCCGCGCGAAACTTCACTGCGCGTAGGCGTCTTCGGTGCTGAGCCGTGGTCTGAAGGCATGCGCCACGAACTTGAAGAAGGATTCGGAATTGACGCCACTGACATTTACGGTCTTTCCGAGGTCATGGGCCCTGGCGTAGCTCAAGAATGCGTGGAGACCAAAGATGGTCTGACCGTATGGGAAGACCACTTCTACCCAGAAATCGTGCACCCAGAAACTCTCGAGCCGCTTCCTGATGGTGAATATGGTGAGCTTGTCATCACCACCTTGACCAAAGAAGCGCTGCCGATAATTCGCTACCGCACCCACGATCTCACCCGCATTTTGCCAGGCACCGCGCGTTCCATGCGCCGCTTGGACCGCATCACCGCACGCAATGACGACATGATCATCTTGCGCGGCGTGAACTGCTTCCCGTCCCAGTTCGAAGAGATCATCACCGAAGACCACCGCTTGCGCCCGCGCTATCAGTGCGTGCTCTCGAAGAAGGGCCGCATGGACCACCTCACCTTGTTGGTGGAGCGCGACCCGCAAGCCACCGAAAAGGACGTGGAAGATTCCACCGATTGGCTGGGCAAGCAAATCAAGCAACGCATCGGCGTCACCGTCGAAGTACTTGTCCAAGACCAGGTCAATAGCGGCGACGGCAAAGCCAAGCGCCTCGTTGACAACCGCCCTAAAGATGACCACTAA
- the paaI gene encoding hydroxyphenylacetyl-CoA thioesterase PaaI, with amino-acid sequence MRKILAPGVAEEEQFAHVRTMFADDLATANLGITITSLSLGRCEGTFTITPEMCNGHLTAQGGFLFTFADSLFAGACNSPGKVAVAVHNSIHYIAPAFNGDEIRGTAEIKQHWGRNGIVDVQLTKEGQPIAEFRGTFRQLPSKPEARK; translated from the coding sequence ATGCGCAAGATTTTGGCACCCGGCGTCGCCGAAGAAGAGCAATTCGCCCACGTCCGCACCATGTTCGCCGACGACCTCGCTACCGCGAATCTCGGCATCACCATCACATCTTTATCCCTCGGCCGCTGCGAGGGCACTTTTACCATCACCCCGGAAATGTGCAACGGGCACCTCACCGCCCAGGGCGGGTTTCTATTTACCTTTGCCGATTCACTTTTCGCCGGGGCGTGCAATTCCCCCGGCAAAGTCGCCGTGGCCGTGCACAATTCCATCCACTACATCGCCCCTGCCTTTAACGGCGATGAAATCCGCGGTACGGCAGAAATCAAACAGCACTGGGGCCGCAACGGCATCGTAGATGTTCAGCTCACCAAAGAAGGCCAGCCCATCGCCGAATTCCGTGGCACTTTCCGGCAACTTCCCAGCAAGCCAGAGGCCCGCAAGTAG